In a single window of the Caloenas nicobarica isolate bCalNic1 chromosome 8, bCalNic1.hap1, whole genome shotgun sequence genome:
- the DHX36 gene encoding ATP-dependent DNA/RNA helicase DHX36 isoform X2, with amino-acid sequence MDERREEQIVQLLNTVQTKNEKEQEAMSWWSGDEEGPAPEEPAKAKPDAEKAPVRQRPVLEKTFLDRDVEYLFEKNEQDTDLDEQLKEDLRKKKSDPRYIEMQRFREKLPSYGMRQELVNLINNNRVTVISGETGCGKTTQVTQFILDDYIERGKGSTCRIVCTQPRRISAISVAERVAAERAEACGNGKSTGYQIRLQSRLPRKQGSILYCTTGIVLQWLQSDKHLSSISHVVLDEIHERNLQSDVLMSIIKDLLNIRLDLKVILMSATLNAEKFSEYFDNCPMIHIPGFTFPVVEYLLEDVIEKLRYTPENTDRRPRWKKGFMQGHVSRPEKEEKEEMYRERWPEYLRQLRGRYSASTIDALEMMDDDKVDLDLIAALIRHIVLEEEEGAILVFLPGWDNISTLHDLLMSQVMFKSDRFIIIPLHSLMPTVNQTQVFKKTPPGVRKIVIATNIAETSITIDDVVFVIDGGKIKETHFDTQNNISTMAAEWVSKANAKQRKGRAGRVQPGHCYHLYNGLRASLLDDYQLPEILRTPLEELCLQIKILKLGGIAYFLSKLMDPPSRDAVMLAINHLMELNALDRQEELTPLGVHLARLPVEPHIGKMILFGALFCCLDPVLTIAASLSFKDPFVIPLGKEKVADARRKELSKNTKSDHLTVVNAFTGWEETRRRGFRTEKDYCWEYFLSSNTLQMLHNMKGQFAEHLLVAGFVNSRDPKDPKSNTNSDNEKLLKAVICAGLYPKVAKIRPSFSKKRKMVKVCTKTDGTVNIHPKSVNVEETEFHYNWLVYHLKMRTSSIYLYDCTEVSPYCLLFFGGDISIQKDKDQDTIAVDEWIVFQSPARIANLVKNLRKELDDLLQEKIENPHPVDWNDTKSRDTAVLTAIIDLITTQENESARNYAPRFQSERYS; translated from the exons ACCCGCTCCAGAAGAGCCTGCAAAAGCGAAACCAGATGCCGAAAAAGCTCCTGTGAGACAGAGACCAGTCTTAGAAAAAACATTCCTTGATCGGGatgtggaatatctctttgaaaaaaatgagcaagatACTGATTTAGACGAGCAACTTAAAGAAGActtaagaaagaagaaatctgaTCCAAGATACATTGAAATGCAG agaTTCCGAGAGAAGCTTCCTTCATATGGGATGAGACAG GAACTTGTAAACCTTATAAACAACAACAGGGTAACTGTGATAAGTGGTGAAACCGGTTGTGGAAAGACAACCCAAGTCACACAGTTCATCTTGGACGATTACATCGAGCGAGGGAAGGGGTCGACGTGCAGGATCGTTTGTACGCAGCCCAGGAGGATCAGCGCTATCTCC gtGGCTGAGAGAGTTGCTGCAGAAAGGGCAGAAGCTTGTGGTAATGGCAAGAGCACAGGATACCAAATTCGGCTGCAGAG TCGGTTACCGAGGAAACAAGGTTCCATTTTATACTGTACCACAGGAATTGTCCTGCAGTGGCTCCAGTCAGATAA GCACTTGTCCAGCATTAGTCATGTAGTCCTTGATGAAATTCACGAGAGGAATCTTCAGTCAGATGTTCTAATGAGCATTATTAAAGATCTTTTGAATATTCGTTTGGATCTGAAAGTAATACTAATGAGTGCTACTTTAAATGCAGAGAAGTTTTCGGAGTATTTTG ATAATTGTCCCATGATTCACATACCTGGGTTCACATTCCCTGTGGTAGAATATCTTCTTGAAGATGTAATTGAGAAGTTGAG gtACACCCCAGAGAACACAGATCGCCGCCCACGGTGGAAGAAAGGCTTCATGCAAGGACATGTAAGCAgaccagaaaaagaagaaaaagaggaaatgtaCAGGGAGCGGTGGCCAGAGTACTTACGGCAGCTACGGGGCAG GTATTCAGCAAGTACTATAGATGCCTTGGAAATGATGGATGATGACAAGGTTGACCTTGATCTTATAGCAGCACTTATCAGACACATCGTTTTGGAAGAAGAG GAGGGTGCAATTCTAGTGTTTCTTCCAGGCTGGGACAATATTAGCACTCTGCATGATCTCTTGATGTCACAAGTCATGTTTAAGTCAG atagGTTTATTATCATACCTTTACATTCATTGATGCCTACTGTTAACCAGACTCag GTTTTTAAGAAGACCCCGCCAGGAGTAAGGAAAATCGTGATTGCTACCAACATTGCAGAGACTAG cattacGATAGATGACGTCGTGTTTGTTATAGACggtggaaaaataaaggaaactcACTTTGACACCCAGAACAACATTAGCACAATGGCAGCAGAGTGGGTTAGTAAAGCTAATGCCAAGCAGAGGAAAGGCCGAGCAGGAAG AGTTCAACCAGGCCACTGTTACCATCTCTACAATGGACTGCGCGCGAGCCTTCTGGACGACTATCAGTTACCGGAGATCTTGAGGACGCCTTTGGAAGAACTCTGTTTACAAATCAAG attctAAAGCTTGGCGGAATTGCTTATTTTCTGAGCAAACTAATGGATCCCCCATCTCGTGATGCTGTAATGTTGGCCATCAATCATCTAATGGAGCTG aATGCTTTGGACAGACAAGAAGAACTGACTCCACTGGGTGTCCATTTAGCGCGATTGCCAGTTGAACCGCACATTGGAAAAATGATCCTGTTCGGAGCTTTATTCTGCTGCTTGGACCCAGTGCTGACCATTGCAGCCAGCCTCAGCTTCAAGGACCCCTTCGTCATTCCTCTG GGCAAAGAGAAAGTAGCAGATGCAAGAAGAAAGGAACTGTCAAAGAATACTAAAAGTGATCATCTAACTGTGGTGAATGCTTTCACG ggCTGGGAAGAGACTCGGCGTCGTGGTTTCCGAACTGAGAAAGACTATTGCTGGGAATATTTCCTGTCTTCAAATACCCTCCAG ATGCTGCATAACATGAAAGGACAGTTTGCTGAGCATCTCCTTGTGGCTGGATTTGTGAACAGCAGAGACCCCAAGGATCCCAAATCTAATACCAACTCAG ATAACGAGAAGTTGCTCAAAGCGGTCATCTGTGCTGGTTTATATCCAAAAGTTGCAAAGATCCGTCCAAGCTttagcaaaaagagaaaaat gGTGAAAGTTTGCACCAAGACAGATGGAACAGTTAATATTCATCCTAAATCAGTTAATGTGGAAGAAACAGAGTTCCATTATAACTGGCTTGTGTACCATTTGAAGATGAGAACTAGCAGC ATTTACTTGTATGACTGTACAGAGGTGTCTCCATACTGTCTCTTGTTCTTCGGAGGAGATATATCCATTCAGAAGGATAAAGATCAGGACACCATTGCTGTGGATGAATGGATTGTTTTCCAGTCTCCAGCAAGAATAGCCAACTTAGTCAAG AATTTAAGAAAAGAGCTTGATGatcttctgcaggaaaaaatagaaaacccaCATCCCGTGGACTGGAATGATACTAAATCCAGGGATACAGCAGTACTGACAGCTATTATAGACTTAATCACAACACAGGAGAACGAAAGTGCCAGGAACTATGCTCCGCGATTCCAGAGCGAACGCTATAGTTGA